Proteins from a genomic interval of Youhaiella tibetensis:
- a CDS encoding cellulose biosynthesis cyclic di-GMP-binding regulatory protein BcsB, with the protein MQWRHVRGVVLAFWAMAAWPASAQQPQPFDMSPERQTESPAATQPPPAPEPPATIEPQAPQATPAPEPPPVSPVRYLIPFDTLQLTGETARQGMTVFLTDDEAQAPVALNVGYLNAVVAAPEASELRVDINGTNVLAAPISSSAATTDVRIDVPAGTLRPGPNLVEFSAVQRHRTDCSVASTYELWTRIDPSRTFLSFGTPGAGSVSRLADLAATGFDDVGETVLHLVAPDLERPEARQAALALAQALGLALRVPDTTVEIADGIAAPAPGALNVVLATADALPAEVASLGIEAKAGPVAAFAKVGDTNVLVVSGPDWAGVDLAVRSIGGENGSNPGFLRSRADLAYPIPLVTGSTEIALADLGVQTSEFNGRRFTTSFEFALPSDFYSNMFGQATLLLNAAYSSDVLPESQFNIYVNGQIASSTPVLRTERGFSRDTPIKIPMTNFRAGRNRVDIEVLLHTAADEACPPGLTQTAPNRFLLSANSRLQIPNFGRIAVAPDLAAFAGTGAPYVGASPQPVVVAAGQDTLASGLTWLTRVAVAAGEAVPVIVVPPEQLNPAANALVVSPLPVLGAQTAIRSGVAQSNGPGRGGVGDDALLDSFRSASGNGGPFEGIADWLARQFDLQPQDFWPVHPNDADFVPKSADAVIMSQVHQPEGGIWTYLTIPDEKFFLDGTRRLVRTDNWRAIAGRISTLGAADAAVTTVRPNNKTLIATQPPSLANYRLIAANWLSANVMEFTLLLAGLAVLLTLATWALLKTVGRKG; encoded by the coding sequence ATGCAGTGGAGGCACGTGCGTGGCGTCGTCCTGGCATTCTGGGCGATGGCGGCCTGGCCGGCATCCGCCCAGCAACCCCAGCCGTTCGACATGTCGCCCGAGCGCCAGACGGAGTCTCCGGCCGCGACGCAACCGCCACCGGCCCCCGAGCCGCCGGCAACCATCGAACCGCAGGCGCCCCAGGCCACGCCGGCTCCCGAGCCGCCGCCCGTAAGCCCGGTCCGCTATCTCATTCCCTTTGACACCCTCCAACTGACCGGGGAGACCGCGCGGCAGGGCATGACCGTCTTCCTGACCGATGACGAGGCCCAGGCCCCCGTTGCGCTCAATGTCGGCTATCTCAACGCGGTGGTCGCAGCACCGGAGGCTTCCGAACTGCGCGTCGACATAAACGGCACCAACGTGCTGGCGGCGCCGATTTCATCATCCGCAGCCACGACCGACGTCAGGATCGATGTCCCCGCCGGGACACTGCGCCCGGGCCCGAACCTTGTGGAATTCTCGGCTGTACAGCGGCACCGTACCGATTGCTCGGTGGCCTCGACCTATGAGCTTTGGACGCGGATCGATCCTTCGCGGACGTTTCTCTCTTTTGGCACGCCCGGTGCGGGATCGGTCTCGCGCCTCGCCGACCTTGCGGCGACAGGGTTCGATGACGTGGGGGAAACGGTGCTGCATCTGGTCGCGCCTGACCTCGAGCGACCCGAGGCCAGGCAGGCAGCCCTGGCGCTCGCGCAGGCGCTCGGCCTGGCGCTTCGCGTTCCGGATACAACGGTTGAGATCGCCGATGGAATTGCCGCGCCGGCACCGGGCGCGCTCAACGTGGTGCTGGCGACGGCCGATGCCTTGCCGGCAGAGGTGGCTTCACTCGGCATCGAGGCCAAGGCCGGTCCCGTCGCCGCCTTTGCCAAGGTCGGGGATACGAACGTGCTGGTTGTCTCGGGGCCAGACTGGGCAGGCGTGGATCTGGCGGTCCGGAGCATTGGCGGCGAGAACGGGTCCAACCCCGGCTTCCTGAGGTCGCGCGCCGACCTGGCCTACCCGATCCCGCTTGTGACCGGTTCGACCGAAATAGCCCTGGCCGATCTCGGTGTGCAGACCAGCGAGTTCAACGGCCGCCGCTTTACTACCTCGTTCGAGTTCGCGCTGCCGTCGGACTTCTATTCCAACATGTTTGGTCAGGCGACGCTGCTGCTCAACGCCGCCTATTCGAGCGACGTTCTTCCCGAGAGCCAGTTCAACATCTACGTCAACGGCCAGATCGCGTCCTCCACGCCGGTGTTGCGAACCGAGCGCGGCTTTTCTCGCGACACGCCCATCAAGATACCGATGACGAACTTTCGGGCCGGCCGGAACCGGGTCGATATCGAAGTGCTGCTTCATACCGCTGCCGACGAGGCCTGCCCGCCGGGCCTCACGCAGACGGCTCCAAACCGGTTCCTGCTATCGGCCAACAGCCGTCTCCAGATCCCCAATTTCGGTCGCATCGCGGTCGCGCCGGACCTGGCTGCCTTCGCCGGCACCGGCGCGCCCTATGTCGGTGCCAGCCCCCAGCCTGTGGTGGTGGCGGCGGGGCAGGACACGCTCGCCTCGGGGCTCACCTGGTTGACGCGGGTGGCGGTAGCGGCAGGCGAAGCCGTTCCCGTGATCGTGGTGCCGCCCGAACAATTGAACCCAGCCGCGAACGCGCTGGTCGTTTCGCCGCTGCCGGTATTGGGCGCGCAGACGGCTATCCGCAGCGGGGTGGCCCAAAGCAATGGGCCCGGACGGGGCGGGGTAGGTGATGATGCACTGCTCGACAGTTTCAGGAGTGCCTCGGGCAACGGCGGTCCCTTTGAAGGGATTGCCGATTGGCTTGCCCGGCAGTTCGACCTGCAGCCGCAGGATTTCTGGCCGGTCCATCCCAACGACGCCGACTTCGTGCCGAAATCGGCCGATGCCGTCATCATGTCCCAGGTGCATCAACCCGAAGGGGGGATATGGACCTACCTAACGATCCCCGACGAGAAGTTCTTTCTTGATGGGACGCGCAGGCTCGTTCGGACAGACAACTGGCGGGCCATTGCCGGCCGCATCAGCACCCTTGGCGCGGCCGATGCTGCCGTGACGACCGTTCGGCCCAATAACAAGACCCTCATCGCCACCCAGCCGCCATCCCTCGCCAACTATCGCCTGATTGCGGCCAACTGGCTTTCAGCAAACGTCATGGAGTTCACCCTGCTGCTCGCCGGCCTCGCCGTATTGCTCACTCTCGCCACCTGGGCGCTTCTCAAGACTGTGGGACGCAAGGGATGA